A region from the Linepithema humile isolate Giens D197 chromosome 1, Lhum_UNIL_v1.0, whole genome shotgun sequence genome encodes:
- the l(3)80Fg gene encoding dnaJ homolog subfamily C member 16 — MILAIIANNRHRTVHRKSPAGIITASRIMLLIDFLMTYASTSKRESYGDATRNNIIAPLMRYAFLLLSFLVILQLTPSAVVASDSLGDPYKILGVSKHATVQDIRKAYKHLVKEWHPDKTDHPMAEDKFVEITKAYELLTDPERRKKYDNHGITEESIPRQRRDNSHYNVLDPLEELFGSNFKFHYQSRDITLFHKMSITYRAFENVIVPKTYRMPYLILFYSDWCFSCLQVEPTWRRLIEELEPLGFGLATAHAKKEPTLARRLGIHSLPCLVVTIDGRTSIYKENLFSIQKVVEFVRNKLPYKLISTITNTNVENFLSGWTDNRIRALIFEKRDFIRLRYLLTSFYYRDRVAFGFVQIGIPESENITSKYKISGELDTLLLFNENSEKPMASVSMKDISSETMHNVIANNKFLVLPRLSNQAMLDSICPPEWLRPQKRLCAVLISQQNSPLHDVARHKFRQAALESSYSTERVRYAYVFKDTQPEFVSALSAGEGSPMEPLLHIVIIWRRDANHLKYEWLPHRWVEAVQDDRIWNETRRHLEKTIQKLLRATEALPYAAVVGELADEHAQGTVDRLIGRALLAVDYISDNLTKEQILPLISVLATLVLIGAAGYGMSYLVKLEEASVQTERVQCKDNAKSLPSQPQLRLHELRAEKYNGLVRLLKPGCRTIILLVDAQSRLKLLPAFHKAVWPYRKNKTLMFAHMSLEKGLDWYKKLLSLTLPEQKELNINAKNCVGTVLSLNGHRKYFCMYHAKHPECTKGKGSKRIEKMTKQLAQKSEDPEAGAFIGFDSSNESDLSQDEGGNNILYQDNLLDGLPMWLDRLFEGLTHRYYINYWPEFTVK, encoded by the exons ATGATACTTGCGATAATCGCGAATAATCGACATCGCACTGTGCATAGGAAGAGTCCCGCGGGGATTATCACTGCGTCACGGATAATgttattgattgattttttaatgactTACGCGTCGACGAGTAAACGAGAATCCTACGGCGACGCTACGAGGAATAATATTATCGCTCCATTAATGAGGTACGCGTTCCTGCTGCTGAGCTTCCTTGTAATTCTGCAGTTGACACCGTCGGCCGTCGTCGCGAGCGACTCCTTGGGGGATCCGTACAAGATATTAGGGGTGTCGAAACATGCGACCGTACAGGATATCCGAAAGGCATACAAGCACCTCGTCAAGGAATG GCATCCGGATAAAACTGATCATCCCATGGCTGAAGAtaaatttgtagaaataaCAAAAGCCTATGAG CTTTTAACGGATCcggagagaagaaaaaagtatgataATCATGGGATCACAGAGGAAAGTATACCTAGACAAAGAAGGGACAATAGTCATTACAATGTTCTTGATCCATTGGAAGAGTTATTTGGCAGCAATTTTAAGTTCCACTATCAGAGTAGAGACATCACCCTGTTTCATAAAATGAGCATCACATACCG aGCGTTCGAAAATGTGATAGTACCCAAAACTTACCGTATGccgtatttaattttattttactccgATTGGTGCTTCTCGTGTCTGCAAGTGGAGCCTACTTGGAGACGATTGATCGAAGAGTTAGAACCTCTGGGATTCGGCTTGGCCACGGCGCACGCCAAGAAAGAACCTACCTTGGCGAGAAGACTTGGCATTCATTCGCTTCCATGTCTCGTTGTTACGATAGACGGACGTACTAGTATCTACAAGGAAAATCTGTTTAGCATTCAAAAAGTTGTTG AATTTGTACGAAATAAGCTACCGTATAAATTGATAAGTACCATTACTAATacaaatgtagaaaattttctGTCGGGATGGACGGATAATCGAATTCGCGCTTTGATATTTGAGAAGAGAGACTTTATCCGTTTGCGGTATCTGCTTACGTCTTTTTACTATAGAGATCGGGTAGCCTTCGGCTTCGTTcag ATTGGTATACCTGAAAGCGAGAACATAAcatcaaaatacaaaatctcaGGAGAATTAGATACTTTATTGCTATTCAACGAAAACTCTGAGAAACCTATGGCGTCTGTTAGCATGAAGGATATTTCCAGCGAAACCATGCACAACGTTATCGCTAACAATAAGTTCCTCGTATTGCCAAGACTTTCGAACCAAGCCATGCTGGACTCCATATGCCCGCCCGAATGGTTGAGGCCGCAAAAGCGCCTGTGCGCCGTTTTAATATCGCAACAAAATAGTCCTCTGCATGATGTGGCTAGGCACAAATTTAGACAAGCAGCATTAGAGTCATCTTATAG CACGGAACGCGTTCGGTACGCGTACGTATTCAAAGATACGCAGCCAGAATTTGTATCGGCGCTGTCAGCCGGTGAAGGCAGTCCGATGGAGCCTTTATTACATATCGTCATCATCTGGAGACGAGACGCCAATCATCTGAAGTACGAATGGCTTCCTCACCGATGGGTCGAGGCCGTTCAGGACGATCGTATATGGAATGAAACGCGTAGGCATTTAGAGAAAACCATACAGAAGCTGTTGCGCGCCACTGAAGCTTTACCATATGCTGCTGTCGTAGGGGAACTAGCGGATGAACACGCACAG GGTACTGTAGACAGACTGATAGGACGAGCATTATTAGCAGTAGATTACATATCCGATAATCTGACAAAAGAGCAAATTTTACCTTTGATATCGGTACTAGCGACTCTCGTGCTAATCGGAGCTGCAGGGTATGGCATGTCATACCTAGT CAAGCTAGAAGAGGCTAGTGTCCAGACTGAACGTGTCCAGTGCAAGGACAATGCCAAGTCACTTCCGTCGCAGCCGCAACTACGATTGCACGAATTGCGCGCGGAGAAATACAATGGATTAGTTCGGCTTTTAAAGCCGGGATGCCGAACTATCATTCTGCTGGTTGACGCTCAAAGTCGATTAAAGTTATTGCCAGCCTTTCATAAAGCTGTGTGGCCTTATAG AAAGAATAAGACGCTTATGTTCGCACATATGTCACTGGAAAAAGGTCTCGATTGGTACAAGAAACTGTTGTCTCTCACATTACCCGAGCAGAAGGAACTAAATATAAACGCCAAGAACTGCGTGGGCACGGTCCTGTCTTTGAATGGACATCGAAAGTATTTCTGCATGTATCACGCCAAACATCCGGAGTGTACTAAGGGTAAAGGTTCTAAG CGTATCGAGAAGATGACCAAGCAACTAGCCCAAAAATCGGAAGACCCGGAAGCAGGCGCTTTCATCGGTTTCGACAGTTCCAACGAATCCGATTTGTCTCAAGACGAG GGTGGAAACAACATTTTATATCAGGATAATCTTTTAGATGGATTACCGATGTGGCTCGACAGACTGTTCGAGGGCTTAACGCAccgttattatataaattactggCCCGAGTTTACAGTCAAGTAA
- the Wdr24 gene encoding GATOR2 complex protein WDR24 translates to MTSKTICIAQDGSANALALNKDNSQIVIAGRNVFKIFTLLDDRFEEVCNLRVGKNLNLNFSCNDVAWNHNDDHILATAATNGAVVLWNLNRPTRSKQEYVFMDHKRTVNKVSFHMTEPMWLISGSQDGTMKCFDLRVKEAIKTFYSNTESVRDVQFCPQQPHTFAAVSENGHVQQWDMRKPDRYFQHFTAHSGPIFACDWHPEATWLATASRDKTIKVWDLSGKPSCDYTIHTIASVGRIKWRPQKKYHIASCALVVDCSINVWDIRRPYIPFASFNEHKDVPTGVAWRGNPQSFLSTSRDCTLYHHVFDDAVRPASKANPQSVALDLRGDVTCACKVKYEPTITARLSNLMRRTPVTNDDAFCMASSVMHRFSLNVRQPLWFKIAAESYLLSGNLNEICDHNARVAISFGKESIGTTWQVLKIMHADPLDLLLKISPTAPKEDIANTSNTAQGGTKNPGMEQSNASKQSSHEHDVKSLQGENLAGATSGGDDETETETEAPENQNIGPSTNSTTVLPRRPLLSDIPSTSRGDFIFGETEYEPVSLEHPGENRQIVMRMEDDEWTKELQKEAFPLRHEIKDRSPPPEQFPNHPPELGEDATSVIVEDQPQLVVPHLSKPLAFDFTPMILKALDYHVALRDLQTTVSMLIVLGEKRKNLKIPIALQEHWILEYLDMLGKFKLWHVATQIIQLAWIPSISQLNQQSTLIHLCCATCTKPLQRSAWLCDHCHTSEHALCSVCNQVVRGIYVWCQGCAHGGHINHMREWFNGNRQCPAGCGHLCEYN, encoded by the exons atGACTTCAAAAACGATATGCATTGCTCAAGATGGGTCTGCGAATGCCTTAGCCCTTAACAAAGATAATAGCCAAATTGTAATAGCCGGCCGCAACG ttTTTAAGATCTTTACATTGCTGGACGATAGATTTGAGGAAGTCTGCAATCTTCGAGTAGGAAAGAATTTGAATCTCAATTTTTCCTGCAATGATGTTGCCTGGAATCATAATGATG atCACATATTAGCAACTGCAGCAACAAATGGTGCTGTTGTTCTATGGAATTTAAATAGGCCTACTCGATCAAAACAGGAATATGTATTTATGGATCACAAAAGAACTGTAAATAAAGTCAGTTTTCACATGACAGAACCCATGTGGTTGATATCTGGGTCACAAGATGGTACAATGAAATGTTTTGATTTAAGAGTGAAGGAAgctattaaaactttttatag TAATACAGAATCTGTAAGAGATGTTCAATTCTGTCCACAACAGCCACATACTTTTGCTGCAGTGTCTGAAAATGGTCATGTACAGCAGTGGGATATGAGGAAGCCAGATCGATACTTTCAACATTTTACCGCACACAGCGGTCCCATATTTGCTTGCGACTGGCATCCCGAAGCTACTTGGCTTGCTACAGCTTCTAGAGACAAAACTATTAAA GTTTGGGATCTATCGGGTAAACCGAGTTGTGATTACACTATACACACTATAGCATCAGTGGGACGCATAAAATGGAGGCcacagaaaaaatatcacatagCCAGTTGCGCCTTAGTAGTTGATTGTAGTATAAATGTATGGGACATTCGCAGACCGTATATTCCATTTGCCAGTTTCAATGAGCACAAAGACGTCCCCACGGGTGTTGCATGGAGAGGCAATCCACAGTCGTTTTTATCAACTAGCaga GATTGCACCTTGTATCATCATGTGTTCGACGACGCGGTAAGGCCAGCCAGCAAAGCAAATCCACAAAGCGTTGCGTTAGATTTAAGAGGTGATGTGACATGCGCTTGCAAGGTAAAATATGAACCGACAATTACTGCAAGACTGTCTAATTTAATGAG GAGAACACCTGTAACAAATGACGATGCCTTTTGTATGGCTTCAAGTGTAATGCATAGATTCTCGTTGAATGTACGTCAGCCACTTTGGTTTAAAATAGCTGCAGAAAGTTATTTGCTTTCtggaaatttaaatgaaatctGTGATCACAATGCGCGTGTTGCCATCAGCTTTGGCAAAGaaagt attGGTACAACATGgcaagttttaaaaattatgcacgCAGACCCCCTtgatttattactaaaaatttcaCCAACGGCACCCAAAGAAGACATAGCTAATACGTCAAACACAGCACAAGGTGGAACAAAGAATCCTGGTATGGAACAGTCGAACGCGAGCAAACAATCAA gTCATGAACACGATGTCAAGTCTCTTCAAGGAGAAAATTTAGCTGGCGCTACCAGCGGCGGCGATGATGAGACTGAAACAGAAACCGAAGCACCGGAGAATCAAAATATAGGACCATCCACTAACTCGACAACTGTACTACCGAG GAGACCGTTACTCAGTGACATACCTTCGACATCGAGAGGTGACTTTATTTTCGGCGAAACTGAATACGAACCCGTGTCTTTGGAACATCCCGGCGAAAACAGGCAAATTGTGATGCGTATGGAGGATGACGAATGGACTAAGGAATTGCAGAAGGAAGCCTTCCCCTTACGACATGAAATAAAGGATCGGTCACCGCCGCCGGAACAATTTCCCAATCATCCACCTGAACTCGGCGAGGATGCAACTTCTGTTATAGTCGAAGATCAGCCTCAGCTCGTAGTACCGCATCTGTCGAAGCCGCTAGCCTTCGATTTTACTCCTATGATTTTAAAAGCGTTGGACTATCATGTCGCGTTGAGAGATCTGCAAACCACAGTATCAATGCTCATTGTTTTGggagaaaagaggaaaaacttgaaaattcCAATAGCTTTACAAGAACATTGGATATTGGAGTATTTGGACATGCTTGGCAAATTTAAGCTCTGGCATGTAGCTACACAG ATAATACAATTGGCATGGATTCCATCTATATCGCAATTAAATCAGCAATCGACTCTGATACACTTGTGTTGTGCGACGTGCACGAAACCTTTGCAACGATCAGCATGGTTGTGCGACCATTGTCATACATCCGAGCACGCTCTCTGTTCCGTTTGTAATCAG GTGGTGCGCGGTATCTATGTGTGGTGTCAAGGTTGTGCACACGGAGGCCATATAAATCATATGAGAGAATGGTTTAATGGCAATCGGCAATGTCCAGCGGGCTGTGGACATCTTTGCGAATACAACTGA